One part of the Solea solea chromosome 1, fSolSol10.1, whole genome shotgun sequence genome encodes these proteins:
- the xrcc2 gene encoding DNA repair protein XRCC2 isoform X1: MSESGAQVLARTKARRCLTDIEPRLFPGNGGPDHGEVVEVCGPERTGKTELLYHLLCRCVLPKSAGGLEVDVMFVDTDYSLDMFRLVSIIDSRLTTALSPSAGSDEEVLRSCLSRLLVVHCSSSSQLLLTLHFLENSFSSRPGLALLLIDSISAFYWLDRCEGGASFSKQEEKLSKCSELLGRLLRDYRITVFATCHAIRRIHSGPSSSSSSSDSDRPYLCRSWQRLVTHRLLCSRQASTAGGSREQRTRQIFTVHCSSSTGTKAHRISSFHVTDGGVDFT; the protein is encoded by the exons ATGAGTGAAAGCGGCGCtcag GTGTTAGCTCGGACAAAAGCTCGTCGTTGTCTCACAGACATTGAACCTCGTCTGTTTCCTGGCAACGGTGGACCAGACCACG gtgaagTCGTGGAAGTATGCGGCCCTGagaggacag gtaaGACAGAGCTACTCTATCACCTCCTCTGTCGTTGTGTTCTGCCAAAGAGCGCCGGTGGACTGGAGGTGGACGTCATGTTTGTGGACACAGATTATAGTCTGGACATGTTTCGACTGGTCAGCATCATAGACAGCAGACTGACCACAG ctctctcgccctctgctggttcaGATGAGGAGGTGCTGCGTTCGTGTCTGTCTCGTCTCCTGGTCGtccactgctcctcctcctcccagctcctcctcaccctccacTTCCTGGAGAACTCCTTCTCATCACGACCAGGCCTCGCTCTCCTCCTTATTGACAGTATCTCTGCCTTCTATTGGTTGGATCGCTGTGAGGGAGGGGCCAGCTTTTCCAAGCAGGAAGAGAAGCTCAGCAAGTGTTCGGAGCTCCTGGGACGACTGCTCAG ggaTTACAGAATCACTGTCTTTGCCACCTGCCATGCCATCAGGAGGATCCACAGTGGaccgtcttcctcctcctcctcctcagactcTGACCGTCCGTACCTCTGTCGCTCTTGGCAACGTCTGGTGACCCACCGGCTGCTGTGCTCCCGACAGGCCAGCAcagcaggaggcagcagagagcagaggacGCGGCAGATCTTCACTGtccactgctcctcctccactggGACAAAGGCTCACAGAATCAGCTCCTTCCATGTAACAGATGGAGGAGTGGACTTCACCTGA
- the xrcc2 gene encoding DNA repair protein XRCC2 isoform X2: MISFCLCFQVKSWKYAALRGQSAGGLEVDVMFVDTDYSLDMFRLVSIIDSRLTTALSPSAGSDEEVLRSCLSRLLVVHCSSSSQLLLTLHFLENSFSSRPGLALLLIDSISAFYWLDRCEGGASFSKQEEKLSKCSELLGRLLRDYRITVFATCHAIRRIHSGPSSSSSSSDSDRPYLCRSWQRLVTHRLLCSRQASTAGGSREQRTRQIFTVHCSSSTGTKAHRISSFHVTDGGVDFT, from the exons ATGATcagcttctgtttgtgttttcaggtgaagTCGTGGAAGTATGCGGCCCTGagaggacag AGCGCCGGTGGACTGGAGGTGGACGTCATGTTTGTGGACACAGATTATAGTCTGGACATGTTTCGACTGGTCAGCATCATAGACAGCAGACTGACCACAG ctctctcgccctctgctggttcaGATGAGGAGGTGCTGCGTTCGTGTCTGTCTCGTCTCCTGGTCGtccactgctcctcctcctcccagctcctcctcaccctccacTTCCTGGAGAACTCCTTCTCATCACGACCAGGCCTCGCTCTCCTCCTTATTGACAGTATCTCTGCCTTCTATTGGTTGGATCGCTGTGAGGGAGGGGCCAGCTTTTCCAAGCAGGAAGAGAAGCTCAGCAAGTGTTCGGAGCTCCTGGGACGACTGCTCAG ggaTTACAGAATCACTGTCTTTGCCACCTGCCATGCCATCAGGAGGATCCACAGTGGaccgtcttcctcctcctcctcctcagactcTGACCGTCCGTACCTCTGTCGCTCTTGGCAACGTCTGGTGACCCACCGGCTGCTGTGCTCCCGACAGGCCAGCAcagcaggaggcagcagagagcagaggacGCGGCAGATCTTCACTGtccactgctcctcctccactggGACAAAGGCTCACAGAATCAGCTCCTTCCATGTAACAGATGGAGGAGTGGACTTCACCTGA